In Epinephelus moara isolate mb chromosome 20, YSFRI_EMoa_1.0, whole genome shotgun sequence, the genomic stretch ATGAATGGCGATCAGGGTAGAGTGTATGAACACCCCTCAAAGAGCTGCCAACAAGacagaaatgttgttttgtcaATTGATAACTAAAAACTTTATGATGAAATTAATTGGCTTGTAAGGGACGAATTTTGCcttaataataaagttaaagaggTTTTGTTTAACATATTGtatcaaatattattattattattatcattattattattattattatcatcatataACAACCTGCCATTTGTTTTATCACTGTGTGTATGCCATAATATTTTGTGTGGATGTTCAACTGTATAAAACTAGAAAACCTGGGCAAACAAGTCAGTGTACAATTTACAATTCAATGTACTTTCAAAGTAATGAGATGGACAaagatattattattgttgttgttgttgttattataatTAACAGACTCAGCAGAGTgaagatatatattttattctgaATATCTTAAGTATTAGTGTTAACATTGTAGCGTATCGCgcattgttatttattattatttctattattattattattattattattattattNGTGTGTGTATGGGACTTGAATGCAGCATGTAATGAAGGTGGAGCGTCTTTCGTTGCTAAGCAACAAGCCTGCCATATCAGATAGCTGCCGTGGAGGAGAAGCGGTGCAGTACTGGCTTCTCTGATTGGTCGGTGAAACAGCTCGGACCAATCAGCACCGAGATtgttaaagttaaaagttgatGTTTGGTATTTCGGTTTGAAAAGATGTCGTTCAATAAGGGCATCGGCAGTGTGGAGGTAACGGTGGTTAAATGACCGCATTACGGTTAATATTTATCTGCTAACTGGTTATTTTAAACTGTCGATAACATCATGTTACGCGTCATAGCATCATGCTACATGAACTAATGTAGCAATCCTAGCaggttagcatgttagctgtggTCAGTGTTAAGTTACCATATCAACCACAGTGCACCTGTGAACATGACATCGTTAGCTAGTTAGCTCTGTCTGAAAACTCCCGGGCTGTAAAGTTGAATAACGTTACCGTTAAAATGTGATTTCCGGTCTTTGTGTGTGGTCACACagctaacacaaacacatggttgtgttttctttacagtACATGAAGAAAAGGATACCGAGAAATGAAAAGTATCAACATGTCAAAACCAGGCTGGACACAGGTAATTTATCCATGTTCATATGTAACGTTACATCTATGTGACTGTAATGATTCATAAATGCTTTGTTATGAATATGAACTGTCATGTTTATGTGACAGGATGCAGCCTGACAAAGTACATGGAGAGACTGGAggacattaaaaaaagtaagTAAATGTTTTAAAGAGGGGTCTGAGCTGGCAAGTAAATGTACATCCGTTTATAGATGTCATGTTCTGTTCCCTTCTGTGCACTTTGTTTGATGCACTCATGCAGCTCAGATATTTAAATGAACAGTCTGTGTGTTCCAGTCCCCACACTAACATACTATAGAGTATGCCAGAACAAGATTTAGTGTGACCCAATACATAGCATGTCAGTGTGCCAATGATACCAGGATGTTTTACTACATGTGGTCAGATTTTGCAGAATGTCAGCATGGTTTTCTGGCTGTTCTGACACACAGTGCTCCACTGACAGCTGTGAGGAGTCACAATGACGGATGGCAGCGCATTCGAGGAACTATTGACCAGTTGAATTGTAATAGAAATATTAATTGTTTCATTGAATAAAAGAATCATAAATCTAAGCAACAACAAAAGGGCAGAACTATTACATGACAATGACAGAGAAAGGTACAGCTCATTTAATTTTGCTATGGCAAGTATATTAGAATCAACAATGTATGCTTTGTATGTTGATGTATGTTTTTCCTTTGCAAAATCACACCATCAGAGCTGTCCGGGTTGCCAGCTGTCCGGCTCTGGTGAGCTCGGTAGATGgcgttttgttttatctccatggtaacagatatgagtaagagggtcaaagtttaGGGTGTgatgttatgagacagtagtatCACCTGATTGTGAGCATACTGTatgcaacagtacatactttAAGGATAAGGATTAGGAACACACCCAGTGTAATAttaagatagatagatagatacatagatacatagatacatagatagatagCTATAAATAGAATTACACCTAAAACTGCTTCACCTGATGACAGTTATCACATACATCTGCGATCCTTTGGGGGCGGCTACAATCAGTTTTAGAGATACTCCTGTAGTTTCCCTTCAATAGCAGCCATATTTAAAAAGGTGTTTTTCTTGGCCCTGTCAACCTTTGAATATAAAAAGGCTAAAACCTTTTGGGCTGCATCTTGTTGAATAGTTGTGACTGTCTCTGAAGTGATTAAAGTAGTTGGAcagattgcagactgcaaccagctgaaacttctcctggttagaatttcttcagtgttcattgttcaggaggtttttaccaggagctgaattatccacagaggtctcttcctctcagaaacaaatggaccagctgatttaaactggtaaagaCAATGGATCaagcagtttcacgtttaaaaaacaaccaaaaaaaaaccagtGTGTTTTTCGACGACCTGATACATGGCACTGCAACATgctgatctctgtagacgaggacctgctccctatgtacatataaacagctcattttaaggtaacgaaaacacaatcaTTCATGTTTTCAGGGTGGTtatacactgaaaataaaactaataaCTTCAGTGTCTTCCTTAAGGACACTTCACATGGACACATGCAGCAGCTTGGATCACAGTTTTGACCCAGTAAGAACAGAATAGTGTCTCTGTCCAGCAGGATATTACACTGCTGTACACTGTCGGATCCATGACATCAATTCACTCCATTAACGTCTTATAAACACTTTCCAATCTGCTCTAAAGTGAACAGGTGGATCAGATACTCCAGTTTGGCAGCACTGTGTAAACCTCACACCTGATCCTGTTACAGCTGAACAAGCCCTCCTACTGTCAGGGTCTTTTTCTTAGTGAAGAGTATCTAGCTGAGGACTATTTGCTACACTGAAGGTAGGATTTGGCTCTTAATTTTCCCATGAATCCGTTGGCTTGTCTTCTGCGTCTGCCGTGTACTTCAGAGGTAAACTGGAGAAGTTCTGACCCAGTGATATTTCCCAGTTAAAGAAGTTCTTTGTGGGCAGTGGTCATGTTGTGTTGACCTGTCCTCTGATTTCTCACGGATAAGTGACACTGATTCCTTCAGTCTCTAATGGAGGATTGTGCTGCTGTCCACAGGTGTCCCTCTGTGTGACTGGACACACACTATGGGGACGTGCTGGTCAGGTGCCAGCAGGGGTCTTTGGGAAAGTGTTAGCTTCTGTAGCAAGGTCACACTGTGGATAATACCAGTATCAGCAGCACAGATAAAACTGTCTGAGCAGCCTGATTTGGGTGCAGTAGTGGGAGCTTTGGCCGGGAGGCAGCATGGGAACAGACGGGGCAGAGCCGAGGTTTAGTGAAGCAttagaggaggatgaggagaagcAGGTCCTGAAGGACCCGGGTGAGTTGTGTGAAGTACGACTGCATCCGAAGGCTGAAGTTTTTATCACTGTTGTTTTACTAGATTATCACTTTAACTGACATTTTGGTGGGGATGTGCACGATTCGTCGACTAGACAATTTAACGTTGCCTCCCTTGCTCGTTGGCACCAGtttaaatgcatcaaaattaCTATTGTATGCAATGGCACTCACCCAATGAAACACCGCTGTAATAATTAGGCACATTTCCAAAGATTTATTTTCCGTAAAATTTTGTTTTATCAGTAAATGTTATTTGTTAAATTTTATTTACGGGTTGTTGTCATGTTCTGTAGGATAATGTGCAGTTTTCAAAATGCACGGTGCAAAGCGCCAGCAGCATTTAAGAAACAATTTGGTgattgaaaaatgtgattaacgATTTCAAATAGCTCTTAACATTTTCACAGTATTTAATAACATTACAGATTATATTGTGCTCAATTTTGACTGTTCTTACTTACTTCAAGACGAAGAAGTTCCCGAGGTGAAATTAAATTTCTTTCAccctgttgtcatacacacacacaggcccgaaatacacacacatgcacaaacaggacctatacatgcattaaagggagagctgtcagagtgagggggctgccatgGACAGGCACCACGAGTAGTTGGggattcagtgccttgctcaagggcacctcagcagtgcccaggaggtgaactggcccctctcaagctaccagtccacactccatacttgAACAAGAGACCCTCTGGCTCCCAACCCCCACTAGTCGAACATCAGGGAATGGTGTCTTCAGCTTCGGCGGCCATTTAAAATCAGATACTTTTTAGACCATCATCAGTGTTTTGAGGCTCCTTCCTCCTGTAAACTCTCTTATATTTCATTAtcttttccacttttttttctcttcagatTACAGGTATCGAAAAGATGAAATCTTCAAGCGGTTAAAGGTGACAACATTTGCACAGTTGGTAAGCATTCGTGTTTATTTCCTAACATCCTGCAAGATTTCTCTCTCATACGTAATGGAAAATCCATCCAGCAGTTATGGTGTGATGGAGGAGGTTATGGAAAGAATGCAGTGAGACACTCTGATCCATTTACAGCGCTTAATAATTGATAGACGACTTGTGTGAATAGTTTTAGACAGACAGCTCTGAATCTGTTTAGTGTGGTTTGTTCTCTTCTTCACAGACTCCAGGATCTCATTCTGTTTTGAAGCATCTTTCTAAACTTGTTTTTTCCACCAGATACTTCAGGTGGCCTCTGTATCAGACCTGAACGAAAGTGAGCTCAATGGCGAATCACACGGCCCAGATGGTAACTGTCACTCATTAACTGTTATCATTCATGAAACACTATGCAACTTTGCTTATCTCCAGCTTCTTATTAATGGGTctcaaacattttaaatctgaTGTAACTTGGGTCACTAACATCATTAGCACTGGGTGTGTAATGTAACATACAGTATGAGAGCAGTGTTGTAGGTGACAGTCTTGATATTCGCTCCCTGCTGGTTTGCAGATGGTCTGTCAGTGGTGTCTGATGCAGACCTGGAGTGTCTGTCTGAACACACCAACGGCTCCCCGCAGCCGCCTCCATCAGATCGCCAGGATGCAGGAGACACCAGGGAAATGTGCTACTCTGCCAGGTCCACACTGCTGAGGTACTGTACAGCTCAAACTCTGTGAAGCCACACTGAATATCACTCATAGTTACAACCGTTATGCAAAGTCCCTCGTGTATAATTATGAATTGCCGGACAGAAGAGAAGTGTTCCTCTGTGCCTGGTGTCAGTGTCATGCTCTGCCCTCTGAGCTGCGTTAAGCTCTGTCGCGTGCCCTGCAACTTTCTTTGGTTTACTTTTGCATCCTGGAGGTCACTTGTCACTTTTACAATTTTACAGGCAAACTTGGTATCCAGAACAAAACAGGAGCTTCAGAGAGTGGTTTGCTGTTTTCAGATTAGCTATTAGCTCAGATCCATCCGCACTGGATCGGTGTTAAACAGGGTTACTGAGCAGTATGGAAATGTATGGAATTTTGATTCCGTACTGATTGGGTTCAGTAATTTCCAGATGTGGAAGAGTATGAAAAATAGTGTGTTTCCAAATTACTGCATCGACTctaaatcctgagtgcagagctgatcttcttccaggtgctgttgtttttaaagaggcaacagataggatttgttgggggttttttttagcttggcgccacctagcgccAGTGGTGTCGCAATGACTAAATTGaacgtggggatcagagataatcaataatatgactcttttagactctctaaattaaataaaatgtaggctgtaaagccaccagtatgcctctatgtatatgtagaatgagaaggtgtgtggacactctactaaataaatgagtaaagagaccgagcaacaattatcagatttatctgaagaaaaaacaaatagtaatgcaaataattatagcagaatgcacagtaNNNNNNNNNNNNNNNNNNNNNNNNNNNNNNNNNNNNNNNNNNNNNNNNNNNNNNNNNNNNNNNNNNNNNNNNNNNNNNNNNNNNNNNNNNNNNNNNNNNNNNNNNNNNNNNNNNNNNNNNNNNNNNNNNNNNNNNNNNNNNNNNNNNNNNNNNNNNNNNNNNNNNNNNNNNNNNNNNNNNNNNNNNNNNNNNNNNNNNNNNNNNNNNNNNNNNNNNNNNNNNNNNNNNNNNNNNNNNNNNNNNNNNNNNNNNNNNNNNNNNNNNNNNNNNNNNNNNNactctcctttttgctcttctttgcctcctcacacagaggagctccttttcttttgctaggccgtttttcacttgtctccaaactttgtctgtctgccattgtgctcgtgactcaactatctcatgcccagctcctcataaggaccagctccagtccctgattggctgattgacCAATTTagcaatacatgacgcatttcctgccgtaaagcagattttttccgcaaaatttcggcaccggtggcagaagcttattacaaagcCACTAaataacctatgtaaacgctgatagtctgattttactgtggccactaccctgtgcaacccacattattttcataatgatatatttaggaaaagatgctatctgttgcttctttaagtGTGTAGGTGTaaaatattgtctgtgggaCGGATGTAAAGCTCTGACTGCTCTGCACTAAACTTCTTCATATTTTACCACACTCTGATATtaacagaagaagggaaagatatctgtggactgtgattggttgttccccatcacatgacatgcggtgccCGCTGCcgtgttccaaaagttgaactctgtttgtCTCAGGGCCATCATGCCCGTTTGAGTGCGCCTGTTGTGCATCTACACACAATAgatttgagggcgcaaaaaacacGACATGTACGGGCCCTAAAAAAGCAGTTTTGTTTGGGACAGATCCTGGAAAAAATCACACCgttatcattttaatgtttttcagtgaaaatcTAAATAATGGTGTAAAAATGATCATTCCCTTGAATATTGCAACATCACTGGAAAATATTtgtaattatatattttttcaaagcGCTGTtagatacatacatacacacacacacacaggctcacacTGTCATATTAAGTCACACCCAACATCCAACAATCACGACctctaaccacacacacacacacacacacacacacatctgtaacCCTACACCCACCACATCTGCATGTGTACTCAACATACTGTCCTTCCACCCCCGCCTTCCTGTATACAGCACAATAACCTCGCTCCATATGCTCTCAGCGTCTCCTCCTGTCACCTGcgtcctcctcccccctccagCTTGAACAGGAACCCCAAGAGTGTAACTCTATCTGTGGTCTCTCTGGGGGGTTTAGTCTCTGTAATGGCGGGGCTTTCAGGTCACCTTCACCTTGTGGGGAGGACGGATGGAGAGAGAAAGTAGGGCAGCACTGGGGTAAATCTACACAGGGGGAAAGTGGTGTTCCTGTGTTTGGCTCCGCTTCATCTTTTTCCTCCAGGCTCTGGTTTCACATTAACTGGTTCAACACCTGAGAGATTAACCCCTCCCTGCTTTAAGAAAAGAAACCATCCTGTACTCATCATTCACACACGTGTGTGTTTAGGGAGTAGAAGTGGTGTTTCCATCAGTGGTGTCATGGAAAATATGTGTCTTACCAACCAACAAGTGTCAATATAAATCACATGAAGAGTGCTGGAACAAAAGAAATGTCTATTATAGTGAAACCTGTACAAACAAGGAATGGAAAGAAATAAGATTAAACACCTCAAGTATTAAAAAAGTATAGATTACCgaattaattaaatgtatttaaacagCACATTTACATATCAGCCTGTATTTCTGACACAGTTACTGCAGCCTCTAACCTTTCTCAACTGCCTTCAGTGTCATTAGTGGTGTTGGAGAGATGAACCTCGACAGACGTCATCAGAAGACGGAGAATGAGTCGGTGTCCAACCCCGAGCCAGCTGACCGCCCCTACCCCGACTGCCCCTACCTGCTGCTGGACGTACGGGACCGCGACCAGTACGACCGCTGCCACATCATCAGCGGTAGGTGACGAGAACGTGACGCCAGATCAGCAAATAACAAATATCTCCTGTTGCTTTAATCATGTCTCTTTCTTACAGCTCACAGTTTCCCCATCGCCATGCTGTCCCGAACAATGAACCCCTACACCAAAGACGTGCTGGAATACGTATCCTTCAACACAAACTAATGGACCTGTTTTTCACGCAACATGATCAATGCTGATTAAGTGATTAATCTGAACTTAACCCACAAACTGTAGAAAAATTCAGCGGGGAAGATCATCATCATGTACGATGAAGATGAGAGAGTAGCCGGACAGGCAGCCACCATCATGTGTGAACGAGGATTTGAgaatctgtttttgttgtctggAGGTAAAGAAGTCTAATTCATAGTGATGTTACTTCATGTATCCTGCATGTCAGCACCCTCTGGTTGTAGCTGTGAGCGCAGCCATAGGTATCCGTCATCTCACTCTGCTGTCCTCTCCCAGGTCTCAAGGTCATCGCTCAGAAATTTCCAGAAGGGATGACAACAGGCTCCTTCCCGACCTCCTGCCTGTCCTCTCCCACGTCACGGAAGGGGAAGATCTCTGCGCCGCTGCAGCAGCCGTCACAGGCAGCAGAGAAGAGGTGGCGGTTTACATCAGACGAGCTGAACAAAGTCCAGGAGCAGCTGGACGAAATCCTCATCCCCAGTAACTCCAACAGTaagaccacactgtcagaaactcAACTCATGCCGGCCTTACACCAAATGATTTTCTAAGCCATTTTACTGACGCAGACAAACTTCTAATGTCGGAATAAAATCATGTTCCTGTGACCTTGATCTCATTTAGGGTAAAAAACTCAGTCAGTGCTGTCTTATGTCAGACTTTTCCTCGTCTTGACGttccaacaaaatcaaacatgttcgCTATTATTCTAGTTTTGGCTCATGCTGATAGTGAAGTTCAGTGacaaacattgtcaacaaccaatagctgcgCTCTCTCCAGCAGCAAACCAGGTAGATGATAAACATGGAGGAAACTCCAGGGAGGGAAGTCTGAGTTCTCTTAttctgtggaaaaggaggagaaactggtggagttgtggagtaaACAAGAGTTGGCATTTAtctatcttgtgtttctagagttacgtgtttttgcagacatgtaaggaattgtttaaatgtcatatttcttaaagggagtttggtgaagtattttccaccaggagcaggatgggaaatgaTCTCAGAAGGAATTCTTGTTACGGTCTgtaaatagtgaccctgcaggATCTCCAGTCTGTAAAATCTttgtgtgtgactaaaaactaGTTAGAATATGGTTGAGTGTGTGTTCACAGAGCATTTTTCTTCAGCAGTAAAGCAGTGGCAGGGTGTTGGGCAGCGCTTCATCCCAGTGCCTCGTAAAAAAGCTCCTGCAGCGCATCTTTAAAGATGTGCCACACGTGCGTTTTGTATCTATTACAAAAATATCTTGACATTAAAGTTAGTTAGGGAACTAATGTAATGTTACATCGACAGAGGGATGACAACACAGTTAACAACAAGCTTACAAGGTTTacagtgataaaagcacaaaactcagcagcagcatccGGCTGGTCTGTTCCCACAAATTAGATttactgtctttgttgtgacagcAGACAGTAACATGGCTAAAGAAGAGATTTTCAACTAGAAGTGCTCCGAGCGACTGCACAATAAAGGCAGAGCGCCCTGAATAAAGACACTGGACGTGGTGCTTTTTTCTCTTGGCGCTCTCCTTATTGGGAACAATTGAGAAAAGACGCTggtgctgagaaaaaaaaaactgtggccTTTAGGCTTTTCCCAGGGAAGAACTTGGCGATAAGGAAAATAGAGCCAAAGTTCTGCAgcagttatttatttgtttcagtgtcagttGGTTTGAGTTTATGAGCAGTTGTTGATTTACAaaggattttctttaaaaactaaaaagctTCATTTAAACCAAagtaaagtcattatttttgcattaCTGGAAAATGTATTCTCCACATGGTAAGAGATTATGTGTTTGCACTGACCTGCTGTGGACAAAGACTGGAGGTCACGCTCACAGTAAGTTGGGTTCAGCTGATTGGAACAGTATCAGCTGAGCACATTCTCTATTTTCCCATGAATTTGAAGTTGTATATCATGTCCATCATATCCAGGAAATTGAAGGACCCGTAAAATGTAGCGTTACAGACCAGTCTTATTGGTCTCGATCACAAAACGGGCCTGGGATGGTTCAGAATGCGACCATTCCTCCTGATTCATCCCTGATGTTTTGCTCCATCCCCTCCATGAAATTCTGTTATCAAGCAGATTGAAGTCATGAATCAGAATTTAAGATCATAATCTAACCTTCCACCCGCAGGAAGTTAGACTTACAAATGTCTTATCACTCTGCTAACCTTCAgttttgtttgcatgtgtgttcaCTGCAGGCCGCATGTCCAGCCGCAtgtcgaccagcagctctcagTCTAAAGCGTCCAGCGCTCGGAGTCGACAGAGTTCCTCTACAGCTGGCAGGGACAGCGCCAGAGTTCAGAGCAGCAGACCCTGGAAATAACACCACCTCCACATCCTGTTCCCCCCAaccacacagatacacacaaacaaacatacctCCAACACAACATCCATTTATTTCAGGATCCATAACTGTCGCAGTCTGAAAGTAATCCTCCCAGAGACAGGCAGGAAACAGCACAGATACTGTATCACAGCAACTTTTAATCCAGAATTTTCTCTGACACAGCTACTGAAAATAAATTCTTGTCAAATTTTAAAACCAACgaccaaaaaataaaactctaATTAGGCCTTAATGAACAACAGTAtcaaattaaagacaaaaaatctGTAGGAAAAGAACAAAGAAATTCTGGAGCTTTCTGTCAGACTGAAGTATTTTCCCCtccatgtttttcattttcttgtaaTATTCAATAAATGGTGTGTATTTGAATGTTTGCACAGTGCCTCGTCTGTGAACCTGAAATCTGATGGATCTTTTTGCACTCAAATTAACTTTGTGACACTACTCTCATGCTTATTTTTCAACAGCGAATGAGCAGATAatcatttcattcttttttaatattattatgtCCAAAAAAGGTCACGTTAGCTCCGTCAGTATGAGCTGTTAAATAAATGGCATTCCTAACCGAGTTTTCCACTGCAGAATGTTAAGATGATATGAAGGATGTGCTGTGAATCTGTGTATTACATGAGATGGAATTTCTATAAATATTGTTACAGAGCCTGAGAAAAGCTGtgctgtatttttgtaattttcccCATGATGTCTTAATGTGATTCCTAAACTGACGGTAGACAAACAGCCTGTATGTGAGGCCTTTTCATTCACTTATGCTGTTATGTGACtggttttctttgtgtgtgtgtagattaaAGTACTGTACGCTGTCATCACACTAACTGACTCATCGAGGCCTTCGCagtgtcaaaggtcaaagaGAGGAAACATGGCTGTAACCAAGGTACAAGCAGCACTTCAGGGCCCACAGATGCATTTAAAGACAGTATTTCTGATTTGTGGCCTTTTGTTTGGTTGCAGTGACTCATTGCATCGTTCTGgattcactcacacactcacagtctcCTATGAAGTGCATTTAATAAAAATATGGACCGAATGATGTCTTCACCATCGGTTTACTCACATGAACGATGTGATCACATGATTGtgtttgtaaatgaatgttAAATAAAGTGTATAATTGTTTGCTCTATCAGAATTGTGTCCTGGTCTTAATAAGACAGCTGTGAAATGTTGACgacaaataaattattacttTGCTCA encodes the following:
- the cep41 gene encoding centrosomal protein of 41 kDa; this translates as MSFNKGIGSVEYMKKRIPRNEKYQHVKTRLDTGCSLTKYMERLEDIKKNYRYRKDEIFKRLKVTTFAQLILQVASVSDLNESELNGESHGPDDGLSVVSDADLECLSEHTNGSPQPPPSDRQDAGDTREMCYSARSTLLSVISGVGEMNLDRRHQKTENESVSNPEPADRPYPDCPYLLLDVRDRDQYDRCHIISAHSFPIAMLSRTMNPYTKDVLEYKNSAGKIIIMYDEDERVAGQAATIMCERGFENLFLLSGGLKVIAQKFPEGMTTGSFPTSCLSSPTSRKGKISAPLQQPSQAAEKRWRFTSDELNKVQEQLDEILIPSNSNSRMSSRMSTSSSQSKASSARSRQSSSTAGRDSARVQSSRPWK